One Nicotiana tomentosiformis chromosome 4, ASM39032v3, whole genome shotgun sequence genomic window carries:
- the LOC138910120 gene encoding uncharacterized protein, translating into MNIVSKKLLSEIVYKSSAHKVWKDLNDNYDKVDGSRIFFLHKEITTLSQRISFVYAYFSKLTDLWEEYDALMPCPRCDCPKSKSYSEHFEYHRLLEFLMGLNESYAQPRSQILMMSSVPSVNKAYSMLFSEKSQRSLGKFTQAINIADSTTLFTNKGGVTTRNNYKLRRNNLFCDFCNYKGHTRETYFKIHGYPADFKLRKKTNNFP; encoded by the coding sequence ATGAATATTGTTAGCAAGAAATTGCTTAGTGAAATTGTGTACAAATCAAGTGCGCATAAGGTTTGGAAAGATTTGAATGATAACTATGACAAAGTGGATGGATCTCGAATTTTCTTTCTGCATAAAGAAATAACTACTCTCTCACAGAGAATTTCTTTCGTGTATGCTTATTTCTCAAAGTTGACAGACCTCTGGGAAGAATATGATGCATTGATGCCTTGTCCTCGATGTGATTGCCCAAAATCTAAAAGCTATTCAGAGCATTTTGAATATCACAGGTTATTAGAGTTTTTAATGGGCCTAAATGAATCGTATGCACAGCCTAGGAGTCAAATTTTGATGATGAGTTCAGTGCCTTCTGTTAATAAGGCATATTCTATGTTATTTTCTGAGAAAAGCCAAAGATCCTTGGGAAAGTTTACACAGGCGATTAACATAGCAGATAGTACAACATTGTTCACTAATAAAGGAGGAGTGACAACACGAAACAACTACAAGCTTAGGAGGAACAATTTATTCTGTGATTTCTGCAACTATAAAGGACACACAAGGGAGACCTACTTTAAGATACATGGATATCCAGCTGACTTCAAATTGAGAAAGAAGACCAATAACTTCCCTTAA